One segment of Neodiprion fabricii isolate iyNeoFabr1 chromosome 1, iyNeoFabr1.1, whole genome shotgun sequence DNA contains the following:
- the LOC124182127 gene encoding uncharacterized protein LOC124182127 isoform X1 yields MASAQFKETESTRDVTDVDTDGTAESEIEKKDDHIRISGVQEIFKPRPSNVCCFPLFRSCNREVQLQAHNVFILQLEDLFHNENLTYDTTEANLNLGDISEDEEIWVFDIPKTINPKNFKGQSIKLGKKNNFQVGNELYETCSSASDSKQHLSLVFNTGRRKRPYKTINVKPAGCVQVRQKLSSIVDIDLVSPKKASVPFPKNLKLRHPLFGHDYRDKVISVEK; encoded by the exons ATGGCATCAGCGCAATTTAAAGAGACTGAATCTACACGTGATGTGACTGATGTCGATACGGACGGGACTGCagaaagtgaaattgaaaaaaaagatgatcaCATTCGAATTTCTGGAGtgcaagaaattttcaaaccgagGCCATCAAATGTATG CTGCTTCCCACTTTTTCGATCGTGCAACAGGGAGGTCCAGCTCCAAGCACATAACGTGTTTATTTTACAGCTAGAAGATTTATTCcacaatgaaaatttgaccTACGATACTACTGAGGCTAATTTGAACCTAGGAGACATTTCTGAAGATGAAGAAATTTGGGTATTCGATATTCCCAAAACG ATCAATCCCAAGAACTTTAAAGGACAATCGATAAAGcttgggaaaaaaaacaattttcaagttGGGAACGAATTGTATGAAACATGTTCAAGTGCAAGTGACAGCAAGCAGCATTTGTCTTTAGTCTTTAATACTGGTAGACGAAAGCGACCTTACAAAACAA TTAATGTGAAACCTGCAGGCTGTGTACAAGTTCGCCAGAAACTTTCCAGCATAGTGGATATAGATTTGGTATCTCCAAAAAAGGCAAGCGTACCCTTTCCAAAGAATCTTAAACTTAGGCACCCTCTATTTGGCCATGATTATCGCGACAAAGTTATATCTGTTGAGAAATGA
- the LOC124182127 gene encoding uncharacterized protein LOC124182127 isoform X3, whose product MASAQFKETESTRDVTDVDTDGTAESEIEKKDDHIRISGVQEIFKPRPSNLEDLFHNENLTYDTTEANLNLGDISEDEEIWVFDIPKTINPKNFKGQSIKLGKKNNFQVGNELYETCSSASDSKQHLSLVFNTGRRKRPYKTINVKPAGCVQVRQKLSSIVDIDLVSPKKASVPFPKNLKLRHPLFGHDYRDKVISVEK is encoded by the exons ATGGCATCAGCGCAATTTAAAGAGACTGAATCTACACGTGATGTGACTGATGTCGATACGGACGGGACTGCagaaagtgaaattgaaaaaaaagatgatcaCATTCGAATTTCTGGAGtgcaagaaattttcaaaccgagGCCATCAAAT CTAGAAGATTTATTCcacaatgaaaatttgaccTACGATACTACTGAGGCTAATTTGAACCTAGGAGACATTTCTGAAGATGAAGAAATTTGGGTATTCGATATTCCCAAAACG ATCAATCCCAAGAACTTTAAAGGACAATCGATAAAGcttgggaaaaaaaacaattttcaagttGGGAACGAATTGTATGAAACATGTTCAAGTGCAAGTGACAGCAAGCAGCATTTGTCTTTAGTCTTTAATACTGGTAGACGAAAGCGACCTTACAAAACAA TTAATGTGAAACCTGCAGGCTGTGTACAAGTTCGCCAGAAACTTTCCAGCATAGTGGATATAGATTTGGTATCTCCAAAAAAGGCAAGCGTACCCTTTCCAAAGAATCTTAAACTTAGGCACCCTCTATTTGGCCATGATTATCGCGACAAAGTTATATCTGTTGAGAAATGA
- the LOC124182127 gene encoding uncharacterized protein LOC124182127 isoform X2, whose protein sequence is MSIRTGLQKVKLKKKMITFEFLECKKFSNRGHQICFPLFRSCNREVQLQAHNVFILQLEDLFHNENLTYDTTEANLNLGDISEDEEIWVFDIPKTINPKNFKGQSIKLGKKNNFQVGNELYETCSSASDSKQHLSLVFNTGRRKRPYKTINVKPAGCVQVRQKLSSIVDIDLVSPKKASVPFPKNLKLRHPLFGHDYRDKVISVEK, encoded by the exons ATGTCGATACGGACGGGACTGCagaaagtgaaattgaaaaaaaagatgatcaCATTCGAATTTCTGGAGtgcaagaaattttcaaaccgagGCCATCAAAT CTGCTTCCCACTTTTTCGATCGTGCAACAGGGAGGTCCAGCTCCAAGCACATAACGTGTTTATTTTACAGCTAGAAGATTTATTCcacaatgaaaatttgaccTACGATACTACTGAGGCTAATTTGAACCTAGGAGACATTTCTGAAGATGAAGAAATTTGGGTATTCGATATTCCCAAAACG ATCAATCCCAAGAACTTTAAAGGACAATCGATAAAGcttgggaaaaaaaacaattttcaagttGGGAACGAATTGTATGAAACATGTTCAAGTGCAAGTGACAGCAAGCAGCATTTGTCTTTAGTCTTTAATACTGGTAGACGAAAGCGACCTTACAAAACAA TTAATGTGAAACCTGCAGGCTGTGTACAAGTTCGCCAGAAACTTTCCAGCATAGTGGATATAGATTTGGTATCTCCAAAAAAGGCAAGCGTACCCTTTCCAAAGAATCTTAAACTTAGGCACCCTCTATTTGGCCATGATTATCGCGACAAAGTTATATCTGTTGAGAAATGA
- the LOC124182127 gene encoding uncharacterized protein LOC124182127 isoform X4, with amino-acid sequence MLEDLFHNENLTYDTTEANLNLGDISEDEEIWVFDIPKTINPKNFKGQSIKLGKKNNFQVGNELYETCSSASDSKQHLSLVFNTGRRKRPYKTINVKPAGCVQVRQKLSSIVDIDLVSPKKASVPFPKNLKLRHPLFGHDYRDKVISVEK; translated from the exons ATG CTAGAAGATTTATTCcacaatgaaaatttgaccTACGATACTACTGAGGCTAATTTGAACCTAGGAGACATTTCTGAAGATGAAGAAATTTGGGTATTCGATATTCCCAAAACG ATCAATCCCAAGAACTTTAAAGGACAATCGATAAAGcttgggaaaaaaaacaattttcaagttGGGAACGAATTGTATGAAACATGTTCAAGTGCAAGTGACAGCAAGCAGCATTTGTCTTTAGTCTTTAATACTGGTAGACGAAAGCGACCTTACAAAACAA TTAATGTGAAACCTGCAGGCTGTGTACAAGTTCGCCAGAAACTTTCCAGCATAGTGGATATAGATTTGGTATCTCCAAAAAAGGCAAGCGTACCCTTTCCAAAGAATCTTAAACTTAGGCACCCTCTATTTGGCCATGATTATCGCGACAAAGTTATATCTGTTGAGAAATGA
- the LOC124186121 gene encoding arrestin domain-containing protein 3-like has protein sequence MDHISEFDIRLEKEAYYAGETIHGHVILHTTENFKLRSIRVSLRGQAHAEWKVLVSGDRRSVKDDQYFVDERLVIWGQDSSEGPVPILPRGKHQFPFRFNLPESALPCSFESRTGCIRYYIKATVDRPYASPPQGFKYFTLIGPHIDCMDEQYLKPMVGNEIYASCCFCCTRYPVELSAQLERSAYVCGESIKLRAAMDNRGLEKAWLKVKLTQYVEFFIDRGVLGASREQQKMVLEYKGDPVQPGSAMKWDSAKTMVLPVCPPTLLGVCRLIQIYYVLKVSVEFEKAGEDLQMHFPITVATVPFRIPNSVHQPQIKYEVAAEHVEGGCYIGPEFLLGQVYDGSDVTQPSALVLYRPVYVCTTNDCRGHEH, from the exons ATGGACCACATAAGTGAGTTCGATATTAGACTTGAAAAAGAGGCGTATTATGCTGGAGAAACTATACACGGCCACGTCATTTTACACACAaccgaaaatttcaaattgagaT CTATTAGGGTATCATTGCGGGGTCAGGCACACGCAGAATGGAAAGTACTCGTTAGCGGTGATCGGCGAAGCGTTAAAGATGATCAATATTTTGTTGACGAGAGGCTGGTCATATGGGGCCAAG ATTCATCGGAAGGTCCTGTGCCAATATTACCTCGTGGGAAACATCAGTTTCcatttcgattcaatttacCTGAAAGTGCCCTGCCCTGCAGTTTTGAATCTCGTACTGGCTGCATTAGATACTACATAAAAGCAACAGTTGATAGACCTTACGCCAGTCCGCCACAGGGTTTTAAATACTTCACCTTGATCGGGCCTCACATAGACTGTATGGATGAACAATATCTG aAACCAATGGttggaaatgaaatatatgcTTCCTGCTGTTTCTGCTGCACGCGTTATCCAGTAGAATTAAGTGCCCAGTTAGAAAGAAGCGCTTATGTTTGTGGAGAGAGCATCAAGTTACGCGCCGCAATGGACAACAGAGGATTAGAAAAAGCTTGGCTGAAAGTTAAATTGACACAG TACgtggaatttttcatcgacCGTGGTGTTCTTGGAGCGAGTAGGGAGCAACAGAAAATGGTTTTAGAGTACAAGGGCGACCCAGTGCAACCTGGTTCAGCTATGAAATGGGACTCTGCCAAAACGATGGTTTTACCAGTATGTCCCCCAACGTTACTAGGTGTCTGCCGGCTCATTCAAATCTATTACGTTTTGAAG GTCAGTGTGGAATTTGAAAAGGCAGGGGAAGATCTTCAGATGCATTTTCCTATAACTGTTGCAACTGTTCCATTCCGGATACCAAACAGCGTTCATCAACCACAAATAAAATATG AAGTTGCAGCTGAGCACGTAGAAGGAGGTTGTTACATAGGACCAGAATTTTTACTTGGCCAGGTCTACGATGGATCGGATGTAACGCAACCTTCAGCCCTTGTTTTGTACAGACCCGTGTACGTATGCACCACAAACGACTGTAGAGGTCACGAACATTAA
- the LOC124186108 gene encoding uncharacterized protein LOC124186108, whose product MILSTKPLQSFCMNLKAIKLSFQGDKKRKTELSPVGRKSVSVKITTPKDQVAELLFENCTECKRIMSAVPQGVFAARKVRENKERIWLISEMNATEGGNENKGNYHSYTNAKPINQSTELTPLKYNSKLMNSIWGLYNRYSVHNFKKNTDSKDGLSSTGWRAPLGPLAPQNPVTPRMNGC is encoded by the exons ATGATATTGTCTACGAAACCTCTGCAGTCATTCTGTATGAATTTGAAAGCGATTAAACTGAGTTTTCAAGGAGATAAGAAAAGGAAGACTGAACTCAGTCCTGTGGGTCGAAAATCGGTCAGCGTGAAAATCACGACTCCAAAAGATCAAGTCGCTGAACTGCTTTTCGAAAACTGTACTG agTGCAAGAGAATTATGTCTGCTGTACCACAGGGAGTATTTGCGGCGCGAAAAGTCCGCGAAAACAAGGAAAGAATCTGGTTGATTTCAGAGATGAACGCTACGGAAGGTGGAAACGAGAATAAGGGGAACTATCACTCGTACACTAATGCCAAGCCGATCAATCAAA gcacCGAGTTAACACCGCTCAAGTACAATAGCAAATTGATGAACAGCATATGGGGCTTGTACAATCGCTATTCGGtgcacaatttcaaaaaaaataccgaTTCTAAGGATGGACTCTCTTCGACGGGCTGGCGAGCACCCTTAGGCCCTTTAGCTCCCCAGAATCCCGTCACACCCCGTATGAATGGCTGCTAG